From a region of the Pyrococcus kukulkanii genome:
- a CDS encoding helix-turn-helix transcriptional regulator: MKRFFYFFLILSIFLVPISAQRLITLVVFPDGYVRVEYEITPSNYSTQIVVPILGEHYEDLIVEDENGDPLQFDVSNSSIIIYPTNAQLVMVSYYTSDLTSKRGIVWTLNVSLDSPFTVVLPKGSIIVDLSDVPLKIAENMINMPPGNQSISYTIPHEEIHTSQGIYFLLATLLIAAMVLGVHLLKSKGNRQLTREKFEKILNELDLTDEERRALLYIFDKGGRCSQAEVREAIGIPKTTAWRMFKRLERKGLVKILKGKKENWIELKLGR; the protein is encoded by the coding sequence GTGAAAAGGTTCTTTTATTTTTTTCTAATCCTTTCAATATTTCTTGTTCCGATTAGTGCTCAGAGGTTAATAACATTAGTTGTTTTTCCCGATGGGTATGTTAGAGTTGAATATGAGATAACTCCGAGCAATTATTCTACTCAAATTGTAGTTCCAATATTGGGCGAACACTATGAGGATTTGATTGTAGAAGACGAGAACGGAGATCCCCTTCAATTTGACGTTTCTAACTCATCAATCATTATTTACCCCACAAATGCTCAGCTGGTTATGGTTTCATATTACACCTCAGACCTGACAAGCAAGAGAGGAATAGTTTGGACTCTGAACGTTTCACTTGACTCGCCTTTTACCGTGGTATTGCCTAAGGGCTCTATAATAGTTGATTTAAGTGACGTTCCTCTTAAGATAGCTGAAAACATGATAAACATGCCTCCAGGGAATCAAAGTATTTCCTACACCATTCCACATGAGGAGATCCATACAAGCCAAGGAATTTATTTCTTGTTGGCCACTCTACTCATAGCCGCCATGGTTCTAGGAGTGCATCTCCTAAAAAGTAAAGGAAATAGGCAACTTACAAGGGAAAAATTCGAGAAAATACTTAATGAATTAGATTTAACAGACGAAGAAAGAAGAGCCTTGCTTTATATCTTCGATAAGGGTGGAAGGTGTAGTCAGGCGGAAGTTAGGGAGGCAATAGGCATTCCAAAGACCACGGCGTGGAGGATGTTCAAGAGGCTTGAGAGAAAAGGCTTAGTCAAAATCCTTAAGGGAAAGAAGGAAAACTGGATAGAGCTTAAGTTGGGAAGATAA
- the cutA gene encoding divalent-cation tolerance protein CutA, with the protein MIIVYTTFPDWESAEKIVKTLLEERLIACANLREHKALYWWQGKIEEDKEVGAILKTKDELWDELRRRLKELHPYTVPAIIKIKVEDVNEEYLKWLVEETR; encoded by the coding sequence ATGATAATAGTCTACACAACCTTTCCAGATTGGGAAAGCGCTGAGAAAATCGTGAAGACTCTGCTTGAGGAAAGGTTGATTGCCTGCGCCAACTTGAGGGAGCACAAGGCCCTCTACTGGTGGCAAGGGAAGATAGAGGAGGACAAAGAGGTAGGGGCAATACTGAAGACAAAGGACGAACTCTGGGATGAATTGAGGAGAAGGCTTAAGGAGTTACACCCCTACACGGTTCCAGCGATAATAAAGATAAAAGTGGAGGACGTAAACGAGGAGTACTTGAAGTGGCTCGTTGAAGAGACGAGGTGA
- a CDS encoding 60S ribosomal export protein NMD3, whose protein sequence is MRFCYRCGISEEEGGPLINGLCQVCFRKENPILLLSSEINTELCQNCGSYKKRGVWVDPKNYELEALIFEVAENALLEAIEDSLDKVKEFEIVGWEELGEVREVPVGKAFVAFRVLDYHVEYFPAIIVYEVRAKARIHELQVEPHDETVTTTVYVRQTVCPRCQKFLAGYYEAILQVRVEDREFTKEERAEITKLVQEKVDEIMQRDRMGFIQDTIEKEEGIDFYMGSTSAARKLANAIRERFGGVISEAYELVGLDRQTSKEVYRTSVTIRLPKFRKGDVVEDRHGRVYRVESVDGKGMRLKNLETWESYHFDWKTIKREKIDLVEHEERKALLMGQTPTEAQFMDMETYETFEVRKPKEKLEDGEVYKIVKVRGRLYIKEKEGRE, encoded by the coding sequence ATGAGGTTCTGCTACCGTTGTGGGATAAGTGAGGAAGAAGGAGGCCCTCTCATCAATGGCCTCTGTCAAGTGTGCTTTAGAAAGGAGAATCCAATCCTGTTATTGTCCAGCGAGATAAACACAGAGCTCTGCCAGAACTGTGGGAGTTACAAGAAGAGGGGGGTGTGGGTTGATCCCAAGAACTATGAGCTCGAGGCTTTGATATTTGAAGTTGCCGAAAATGCCCTTCTCGAGGCCATAGAAGACTCACTAGACAAGGTTAAGGAATTTGAAATTGTTGGTTGGGAAGAACTTGGAGAAGTAAGGGAGGTACCCGTGGGAAAGGCCTTCGTGGCCTTTAGGGTTCTTGACTACCACGTAGAGTACTTCCCGGCCATAATAGTGTATGAGGTAAGGGCCAAGGCTAGGATACATGAGCTTCAAGTCGAGCCCCACGATGAAACCGTTACGACTACGGTCTATGTGAGGCAAACCGTCTGTCCAAGGTGCCAGAAGTTTCTTGCCGGCTACTACGAGGCCATCCTGCAGGTTAGAGTTGAGGATAGGGAGTTTACAAAGGAGGAGAGGGCAGAAATAACAAAGCTCGTCCAAGAGAAGGTCGACGAAATAATGCAGAGGGACAGGATGGGCTTCATACAGGACACTATAGAGAAGGAGGAGGGAATAGACTTCTACATGGGCTCAACAAGTGCTGCAAGGAAGCTCGCTAATGCGATAAGGGAGAGGTTCGGGGGAGTTATAAGCGAGGCCTACGAATTAGTTGGTCTTGACAGGCAGACGAGCAAAGAGGTATACAGGACGAGCGTCACCATTAGACTACCTAAGTTCAGGAAGGGCGATGTAGTTGAGGACAGGCATGGAAGAGTGTATAGAGTGGAGAGCGTTGACGGGAAGGGCATGAGGCTCAAGAACCTCGAAACTTGGGAGAGTTATCACTTCGACTGGAAGACTATAAAGAGGGAGAAGATTGACTTAGTGGAGCACGAGGAGAGGAAGGCACTGCTTATGGGCCAAACTCCAACCGAAGCTCAGTTCATGGACATGGAGACTTACGAGACCTTCGAGGTTAGGAAGCCCAAAGAAAAGCTTGAAGATGGGGAGGTGTATAAGATAGTGAAGGTTAGGGGCAGGCTATACATAAAGGAGAAGGAGGGTAGGGAATGA
- the gltA gene encoding NADPH-dependent glutamate synthase gives MPKLIKERVPTPERPVEERVKDFKEVNLGYTWELALKEAERCLQCPKDYAPCIKGCPVHIDIPGFIGALRKYRDDPDKAVREALRIIWNDNTLPAITGRVCPQEEQCEGVCVVGKVGDAVNIGKLERFVADYAREHGIDEELLCEFAEKCDGTKGKVAVVGAGPAGLTCAGELAKMGYKVTIYEALHKPGGVLVYGIPEFRLPKEILDYELKKLEKLGVEIKTDHLIGKTLTIQELLEEYDAVFIGTGAGTPKLLDIPGILLDRIYSANEFLTRINLMKAYEFPEYDTPIAVGRKVIVIGGGNTAMDAARSALRLGAEVTIAYRRGREDMSARIEEIKHAEEEGVKFMFFVQPVEFLGENGKVKAVKFEKMKPLNEKDSRGKRKIVGTGEYVTVEADTVIIAIGLEPNKIILEESGFEVNPDGTIKVDENLMTSIPGVFAGGDAIRGEATVILAMGDGKKAAKAIDEYIRKKKNN, from the coding sequence ATGCCGAAGCTCATCAAGGAGAGGGTTCCCACTCCTGAGAGACCTGTTGAAGAGAGAGTTAAAGACTTCAAGGAAGTTAACCTTGGCTACACCTGGGAGTTAGCTTTAAAGGAAGCAGAAAGGTGTTTACAGTGTCCTAAGGATTATGCTCCCTGTATTAAGGGTTGTCCTGTCCACATAGACATCCCAGGGTTCATTGGAGCCCTGAGAAAGTACAGGGATGACCCTGACAAAGCCGTTAGGGAAGCACTAAGGATAATATGGAACGATAACACGCTTCCCGCAATTACAGGTAGGGTTTGTCCTCAGGAGGAGCAGTGTGAGGGGGTCTGTGTTGTTGGAAAGGTTGGAGATGCCGTAAACATAGGAAAACTCGAAAGGTTCGTCGCGGATTACGCAAGAGAACACGGAATTGATGAAGAGCTTCTCTGTGAGTTCGCCGAGAAGTGCGATGGAACCAAGGGAAAGGTTGCGGTGGTCGGAGCAGGGCCTGCTGGCTTAACATGTGCGGGAGAGCTTGCAAAGATGGGGTACAAGGTTACAATATACGAGGCCCTTCACAAGCCCGGCGGTGTCCTTGTCTACGGGATTCCAGAGTTTAGACTGCCAAAGGAGATCCTGGATTACGAGTTGAAGAAGCTCGAGAAGCTCGGAGTTGAGATAAAGACAGACCATTTGATAGGCAAAACCCTAACGATACAGGAGCTCCTCGAAGAGTACGATGCCGTGTTCATTGGAACTGGTGCTGGAACTCCCAAGCTCTTAGATATCCCTGGAATTCTGCTCGATAGAATATACTCAGCCAACGAATTCCTAACAAGGATAAACCTCATGAAGGCCTATGAATTCCCCGAATACGACACCCCAATAGCCGTAGGCAGGAAGGTCATAGTGATCGGAGGAGGAAACACGGCAATGGATGCGGCTAGGTCAGCATTAAGGCTGGGAGCGGAAGTGACGATTGCCTACAGGAGAGGCAGAGAGGACATGAGTGCCAGGATCGAAGAGATAAAGCACGCCGAGGAAGAAGGAGTAAAGTTCATGTTCTTCGTTCAGCCCGTTGAATTCCTGGGGGAGAACGGAAAAGTAAAGGCTGTAAAGTTTGAGAAGATGAAACCCTTGAATGAGAAGGACTCCAGAGGCAAGAGGAAGATCGTTGGAACGGGGGAGTACGTTACGGTTGAAGCTGATACAGTAATAATTGCCATAGGTCTCGAGCCCAACAAGATTATCCTCGAGGAGTCCGGCTTTGAGGTGAATCCAGACGGAACGATAAAGGTCGATGAGAACCTTATGACCTCCATCCCAGGGGTTTTCGCCGGTGGGGATGCAATCAGAGGAGAAGCTACCGTGATCTTGGCCATGGGTGACGGAAAGAAAGCAGCGAAGGCCATAGATGAGTACATAAGGAAGAAAAAGAACAACTGA
- a CDS encoding sulfide/dihydroorotate dehydrogenase-like FAD/NAD-binding protein: protein MGYKITAKRDLSPIDYMIEVEAPHVARAWKPGQFVVFILHEKGERIPMSVFKAENGRVMMFIRKLGKTSLQLYYEFNVGDELYSFLGPLGKPIKIKEYGNVVFASDAVCGHAENYALLKAMKEAGNYTISVQTFEDKNHVYPEEFLAKSVADEHYLTTLDGSAGIKGHYLDVVKELIEKDKVDIIFAGGGLNNLAKLAELTRPYGIPTYATVRQIMVDGTGMCGSCRVLYDGKVKFACRDGPVFDAHKIDWEDAINRNHNRFVEQEKLAKELYLKYLKEKGVI, encoded by the coding sequence GTGGGGTACAAGATTACAGCCAAAAGGGATCTCAGTCCCATAGACTACATGATAGAAGTTGAGGCACCCCACGTTGCTAGAGCATGGAAACCAGGACAGTTTGTTGTCTTCATTCTCCATGAAAAGGGAGAGAGAATTCCAATGTCCGTCTTCAAGGCTGAGAACGGAAGAGTCATGATGTTCATAAGGAAGCTAGGAAAAACTAGCTTGCAACTTTACTACGAGTTTAACGTTGGAGACGAACTTTACAGCTTCTTGGGGCCACTGGGGAAACCAATAAAGATCAAAGAGTATGGAAACGTTGTTTTCGCTTCAGATGCGGTTTGCGGTCACGCCGAGAACTATGCCTTACTTAAGGCCATGAAAGAAGCCGGAAACTACACAATCTCGGTGCAGACATTTGAGGACAAGAACCACGTGTATCCGGAGGAATTCTTGGCAAAATCCGTCGCCGATGAACATTATCTGACGACGTTAGATGGTTCTGCGGGGATTAAGGGGCACTACCTTGATGTAGTTAAAGAGTTAATTGAGAAAGACAAAGTGGATATAATTTTTGCAGGCGGAGGACTGAATAACTTAGCAAAGCTCGCTGAACTCACAAGACCATATGGAATCCCAACCTACGCAACGGTTAGGCAGATAATGGTTGATGGAACGGGAATGTGCGGTTCTTGTAGGGTTCTCTACGACGGCAAAGTTAAGTTCGCGTGCAGAGATGGCCCAGTTTTCGATGCACACAAGATAGACTGGGAGGATGCAATTAACAGAAACCACAACAGATTCGTCGAGCAAGAGAAGCTCGCGAAGGAGCTCTACCTTAAGTACTTGAAGGAGAAGGGGGTGATTTGA